From a region of the Balaenoptera ricei isolate mBalRic1 chromosome 11, mBalRic1.hap2, whole genome shotgun sequence genome:
- the SEMA3F gene encoding semaphorin-3F isoform X2 produces the protein MPVAGLLLWASLLTGAWPATPTQDYLLATPRVRLSFKELKATGTAHFFNFLLNTTDYRILLKDEDHDRMYVGSKDYVLSLDLHDINREPLIIHWAASPQRIEECVLSGKDGNGECGNFVRLIQPWNRTHLYVCGTGAYNPMCTYVNRGRRAQATPWTQMQVVRGRGSRATDDALHPTPTAPRQDYIFYLEPEKLESGKGKCPYDPKLDTASALINEELYAGVYIDFMGTDAAIFRTLGKQTAMRTDQYNSRWLNDPSFIHAELIPDSAERNDDKLYFFFRERSAEAPQSPAVYARIGRICLNDDGGHCCLVNKWSTFLKARLVCSVPGEDGIETHFDELQDVFVQQTQDVRNPVIYAVFTSSGSVFRGSAVCVYSMADIRMVFNGPFAHKEGPNYQWMPFSGKMPYPRPGTCPGGTFTPSMKSTKDYPDEVINFMRTHPLMYQAVYPLQRRPLVVRTGAPYRLTTVAVDQVDAADGRYEVLFLGTDRGTVQKVIVLPKDDQEMEELMLEEVEVFKDPAPVKTMTISSKRQQLYVASAAGVTHLSLHRCQAYGAACADCCLARDPYCAWDGQACSRYTASSKRRSRRQDVRHGNPIRQCRGFNSNANKNAVESVQYGVAGSAAFLECQPRSPQATVKWLFQRDPSDRRREMRADDRFLRTEQGLLLRALQLGDRGLYSCTATENNFKHVITRVQLHVLVQDAVHAALFPPPAVSVPPPPGAGPPTPPYQELAQLLAQPEVGLIHQYCQGYWRHVPPSPREAPGAPRPPEPQDQKKPRNRRHHPPDT, from the exons AGCTTAAGGCCACAGGCACGGCCCACTTCTTCAACTTCCTGCTCAACACAACTGATTACCGAATCCTGCTCAAGGATGAGGACCATGACCGCATGTATGTGGGCAGCAAGGACTACGTGCTGTCCCTGGACCTGCATGACATCAACCGCGAGCCCCTCATT ATCCACTGGGCAGCCTCCCCACAGCGCATTGAGGAGTGCGTGCTCTCAGGCAAGGATGGCAAC GGTGAGTGCGGGAACTTCGTCAGGCTCATCCAGCCCTGGAACCGAACACACCTGTATGTGTGCGGGACCGGCGCCTACAACCCCATGTGCACCTATGTAAACCGCGGCCGCCGCGCGCAG GCCACGCCCTGGACCCAGATGCAGGTGGTCAGAGGCCGAGGCAGCAGAGCCACTGATGATGCCCTCCACCCGACGCCCACAGCCCCACGCCAG GATTACATCTTCTACCTGGAGCCTGAGAAACTCGAGTCAGGAAAGGGCAAGTGTCCCTACGACCCCAAGCTGGACACAGCCTCAGCCCTCATCA ATGAGGAGCTCTATGCAGGTGTGTACATCGACTTCATGGGCACCGACGCAGCCATCTTCCGCACGCTTGGAAAGCAGACGGCCATGCGCACGGATCAGTACAACTCTCGGTGGCTCAATG ACCCTTCATTCATCCATGCCGAGCTCATCCCTGACAGCGCCGAGCGCAACGACGACAAGCTCTACTTCTTCTTCCGTGAGCGGTCCGCGGAGGCACCGCAGAGCCCCGCCGTGTATGCCCGCATCGGGCGGATCTGCCTG aacgATGACGGCGGCCACTGCTGCCTGGTCAACAAGTGGAGCACATTCCTGAAGGCAAGGCtggtctgctctgtgccaggcgaGGATGGCATCGAGACCCACTTTGACGAGCTCC AGGATGTGTTTGTTCAGCAGACCCAGGATGTGAGGAACCCAGTCATTTATGCTGTCTTTACCTCCTCGGG CTCTGTGTTCCGAGGCTCTGCCGTGTGTGTCTACTCCATGGCTGACATTCGCATGGTCTTCAATGGGCCCTTTGCCCACAAGGAGGGCCCCAACTACCAATGGATGCCCTTCTCAGGGAAGATGCCCTACCCACGGCCCGGCACG TGCCCTGGTGGAACCTTCACGCCATCCATGAAGTCCACCAAGGACTATCCTGATGAAGTGATCAACTTCATGCGCACCCACCCACTCATGTACCAGGCCGTTTACCCTCTGCAGCGGCGGCCCCTAGTGGTCCGCACAGGCGCTCCCTACCGTCTCACCACTGTTGCCGTGGACCAGGTGGATGCAGCCGACGGGCGCTATGAGGTGCTTTTCCTGGGCACAG ACCGCGGGACAGTGCAGAAGGTCATCGTGCTGCCTAAGGATGACCAGGAGATGGAGGAGCTCATGCTAGAGGAGGTGGAGGTCTTCAAG gacccaGCACCTGTTAAGACCATGACCATCTCTTCCAAGAGG CAACAACTGTACGTGGCCTCAGCCGCGGGAGTCACACACCTGAGCCTGCACCGCTGCCAGGCATATGGGGCCGCCTGTGCCGACTGCTGCCTTGCCCGGGACCCCTATTGTGCCTGGGATGGCCAAGCCTGTTCCCGCTATACAGCGTCCTCTAAGAG GAGGAGCCGCCGGCAGGACGTCCGGCACGGGAACCCCATCAGGCAGTGCCGTGGGTTCAATTCCAACG CCAATAAGAATGCCGTGGAGTCTGTGCAGTATGGCGTGGCAGGGAGCGCAGCCTTCCTTGAGTGCCAGCCCCGCTCGCCCCAGGCTACCGTTAAGTGGCTGTTCCAGCGAGATCCCAGTGACCGGCGCAGAGAG ATGCGTGCAGACGACCGCTTCCTGCGCACGGAACAGGGCTTGCTGCTTCGCGCCCTGCAGCTTGGTGATCGCGGCCTCTACTCCTGTACAGCCACCGAGAACAACTTCAAGCATGTCATCACACGAGTGCAGCTGCATGTACTGGTCCAGGACGCCGTCCATGCtgccctcttcccacccccagctGTGAGCGTCCCACCGCCCCCAGGCGCCGGGCCCCCCACACCCCCTTACCAGGAGCTGGCCCAGCTCCTGGCCCAGCCAGAAGTGGGCCTCATCCACCAGTACTGCCAGGGCTACTGGCGCCATGTGCCCCCCAGTCCCAGGGAGGCCCCAGGGGCACCCAGGCCTCCTGAACCCCAGGACCAGAAAAAACCCCGGAACCGCCGCCACCACCCGCCGGACACATGA
- the SEMA3F gene encoding semaphorin-3F isoform X4, with protein sequence MYVGSKDYVLSLDLHDINREPLIIHWAASPQRIEECVLSGKDGNGECGNFVRLIQPWNRTHLYVCGTGAYNPMCTYVNRGRRAQATPWTQMQVVRGRGSRATDDALHPTPTAPRQDYIFYLEPEKLESGKGKCPYDPKLDTASALINEELYAGVYIDFMGTDAAIFRTLGKQTAMRTDQYNSRWLNDPSFIHAELIPDSAERNDDKLYFFFRERSAEAPQSPAVYARIGRICLNDDGGHCCLVNKWSTFLKARLVCSVPGEDGIETHFDELQDVFVQQTQDVRNPVIYAVFTSSGSVFRGSAVCVYSMADIRMVFNGPFAHKEGPNYQWMPFSGKMPYPRPGTCPGGTFTPSMKSTKDYPDEVINFMRTHPLMYQAVYPLQRRPLVVRTGAPYRLTTVAVDQVDAADGRYEVLFLGTDRGTVQKVIVLPKDDQEMEELMLEEVEVFKDPAPVKTMTISSKRQQLYVASAAGVTHLSLHRCQAYGAACADCCLARDPYCAWDGQACSRYTASSKRRSRRQDVRHGNPIRQCRGFNSNANKNAVESVQYGVAGSAAFLECQPRSPQATVKWLFQRDPSDRRREMRADDRFLRTEQGLLLRALQLGDRGLYSCTATENNFKHVITRVQLHVLVQDAVHAALFPPPAVSVPPPPGAGPPTPPYQELAQLLAQPEVGLIHQYCQGYWRHVPPSPREAPGAPRPPEPQDQKKPRNRRHHPPDT encoded by the exons ATGTATGTGGGCAGCAAGGACTACGTGCTGTCCCTGGACCTGCATGACATCAACCGCGAGCCCCTCATT ATCCACTGGGCAGCCTCCCCACAGCGCATTGAGGAGTGCGTGCTCTCAGGCAAGGATGGCAAC GGTGAGTGCGGGAACTTCGTCAGGCTCATCCAGCCCTGGAACCGAACACACCTGTATGTGTGCGGGACCGGCGCCTACAACCCCATGTGCACCTATGTAAACCGCGGCCGCCGCGCGCAG GCCACGCCCTGGACCCAGATGCAGGTGGTCAGAGGCCGAGGCAGCAGAGCCACTGATGATGCCCTCCACCCGACGCCCACAGCCCCACGCCAG GATTACATCTTCTACCTGGAGCCTGAGAAACTCGAGTCAGGAAAGGGCAAGTGTCCCTACGACCCCAAGCTGGACACAGCCTCAGCCCTCATCA ATGAGGAGCTCTATGCAGGTGTGTACATCGACTTCATGGGCACCGACGCAGCCATCTTCCGCACGCTTGGAAAGCAGACGGCCATGCGCACGGATCAGTACAACTCTCGGTGGCTCAATG ACCCTTCATTCATCCATGCCGAGCTCATCCCTGACAGCGCCGAGCGCAACGACGACAAGCTCTACTTCTTCTTCCGTGAGCGGTCCGCGGAGGCACCGCAGAGCCCCGCCGTGTATGCCCGCATCGGGCGGATCTGCCTG aacgATGACGGCGGCCACTGCTGCCTGGTCAACAAGTGGAGCACATTCCTGAAGGCAAGGCtggtctgctctgtgccaggcgaGGATGGCATCGAGACCCACTTTGACGAGCTCC AGGATGTGTTTGTTCAGCAGACCCAGGATGTGAGGAACCCAGTCATTTATGCTGTCTTTACCTCCTCGGG CTCTGTGTTCCGAGGCTCTGCCGTGTGTGTCTACTCCATGGCTGACATTCGCATGGTCTTCAATGGGCCCTTTGCCCACAAGGAGGGCCCCAACTACCAATGGATGCCCTTCTCAGGGAAGATGCCCTACCCACGGCCCGGCACG TGCCCTGGTGGAACCTTCACGCCATCCATGAAGTCCACCAAGGACTATCCTGATGAAGTGATCAACTTCATGCGCACCCACCCACTCATGTACCAGGCCGTTTACCCTCTGCAGCGGCGGCCCCTAGTGGTCCGCACAGGCGCTCCCTACCGTCTCACCACTGTTGCCGTGGACCAGGTGGATGCAGCCGACGGGCGCTATGAGGTGCTTTTCCTGGGCACAG ACCGCGGGACAGTGCAGAAGGTCATCGTGCTGCCTAAGGATGACCAGGAGATGGAGGAGCTCATGCTAGAGGAGGTGGAGGTCTTCAAG gacccaGCACCTGTTAAGACCATGACCATCTCTTCCAAGAGG CAACAACTGTACGTGGCCTCAGCCGCGGGAGTCACACACCTGAGCCTGCACCGCTGCCAGGCATATGGGGCCGCCTGTGCCGACTGCTGCCTTGCCCGGGACCCCTATTGTGCCTGGGATGGCCAAGCCTGTTCCCGCTATACAGCGTCCTCTAAGAG GAGGAGCCGCCGGCAGGACGTCCGGCACGGGAACCCCATCAGGCAGTGCCGTGGGTTCAATTCCAACG CCAATAAGAATGCCGTGGAGTCTGTGCAGTATGGCGTGGCAGGGAGCGCAGCCTTCCTTGAGTGCCAGCCCCGCTCGCCCCAGGCTACCGTTAAGTGGCTGTTCCAGCGAGATCCCAGTGACCGGCGCAGAGAG ATGCGTGCAGACGACCGCTTCCTGCGCACGGAACAGGGCTTGCTGCTTCGCGCCCTGCAGCTTGGTGATCGCGGCCTCTACTCCTGTACAGCCACCGAGAACAACTTCAAGCATGTCATCACACGAGTGCAGCTGCATGTACTGGTCCAGGACGCCGTCCATGCtgccctcttcccacccccagctGTGAGCGTCCCACCGCCCCCAGGCGCCGGGCCCCCCACACCCCCTTACCAGGAGCTGGCCCAGCTCCTGGCCCAGCCAGAAGTGGGCCTCATCCACCAGTACTGCCAGGGCTACTGGCGCCATGTGCCCCCCAGTCCCAGGGAGGCCCCAGGGGCACCCAGGCCTCCTGAACCCCAGGACCAGAAAAAACCCCGGAACCGCCGCCACCACCCGCCGGACACATGA
- the SEMA3F gene encoding semaphorin-3F isoform X3, whose protein sequence is MPVAGLLLWASLLTGAWPATPTQDYLLATPRVRLSFKELKATGTAHFFNFLLNTTDYRILLKDEDHDRMYVGSKDYVLSLDLHDINREPLIIHWAASPQRIEECVLSGKDGNGECGNFVRLIQPWNRTHLYVCGTGAYNPMCTYVNRGRRAQDYIFYLEPEKLESGKGKCPYDPKLDTASALINEELYAGVYIDFMGTDAAIFRTLGKQTAMRTDQYNSRWLNDPSFIHAELIPDSAERNDDKLYFFFRERSAEAPQSPAVYARIGRICLNDDGGHCCLVNKWSTFLKARLVCSVPGEDGIETHFDELQDVFVQQTQDVRNPVIYAVFTSSGSVFRGSAVCVYSMADIRMVFNGPFAHKEGPNYQWMPFSGKMPYPRPGTCPGGTFTPSMKSTKDYPDEVINFMRTHPLMYQAVYPLQRRPLVVRTGAPYRLTTVAVDQVDAADGRYEVLFLGTDRGTVQKVIVLPKDDQEMEELMLEEVEVFKDPAPVKTMTISSKRQQLYVASAAGVTHLSLHRCQAYGAACADCCLARDPYCAWDGQACSRYTASSKRRSRRQDVRHGNPIRQCRGFNSNANKNAVESVQYGVAGSAAFLECQPRSPQATVKWLFQRDPSDRRREMRADDRFLRTEQGLLLRALQLGDRGLYSCTATENNFKHVITRVQLHVLVQDAVHAALFPPPAVSVPPPPGAGPPTPPYQELAQLLAQPEVGLIHQYCQGYWRHVPPSPREAPGAPRPPEPQDQKKPRNRRHHPPDT, encoded by the exons AGCTTAAGGCCACAGGCACGGCCCACTTCTTCAACTTCCTGCTCAACACAACTGATTACCGAATCCTGCTCAAGGATGAGGACCATGACCGCATGTATGTGGGCAGCAAGGACTACGTGCTGTCCCTGGACCTGCATGACATCAACCGCGAGCCCCTCATT ATCCACTGGGCAGCCTCCCCACAGCGCATTGAGGAGTGCGTGCTCTCAGGCAAGGATGGCAAC GGTGAGTGCGGGAACTTCGTCAGGCTCATCCAGCCCTGGAACCGAACACACCTGTATGTGTGCGGGACCGGCGCCTACAACCCCATGTGCACCTATGTAAACCGCGGCCGCCGCGCGCAG GATTACATCTTCTACCTGGAGCCTGAGAAACTCGAGTCAGGAAAGGGCAAGTGTCCCTACGACCCCAAGCTGGACACAGCCTCAGCCCTCATCA ATGAGGAGCTCTATGCAGGTGTGTACATCGACTTCATGGGCACCGACGCAGCCATCTTCCGCACGCTTGGAAAGCAGACGGCCATGCGCACGGATCAGTACAACTCTCGGTGGCTCAATG ACCCTTCATTCATCCATGCCGAGCTCATCCCTGACAGCGCCGAGCGCAACGACGACAAGCTCTACTTCTTCTTCCGTGAGCGGTCCGCGGAGGCACCGCAGAGCCCCGCCGTGTATGCCCGCATCGGGCGGATCTGCCTG aacgATGACGGCGGCCACTGCTGCCTGGTCAACAAGTGGAGCACATTCCTGAAGGCAAGGCtggtctgctctgtgccaggcgaGGATGGCATCGAGACCCACTTTGACGAGCTCC AGGATGTGTTTGTTCAGCAGACCCAGGATGTGAGGAACCCAGTCATTTATGCTGTCTTTACCTCCTCGGG CTCTGTGTTCCGAGGCTCTGCCGTGTGTGTCTACTCCATGGCTGACATTCGCATGGTCTTCAATGGGCCCTTTGCCCACAAGGAGGGCCCCAACTACCAATGGATGCCCTTCTCAGGGAAGATGCCCTACCCACGGCCCGGCACG TGCCCTGGTGGAACCTTCACGCCATCCATGAAGTCCACCAAGGACTATCCTGATGAAGTGATCAACTTCATGCGCACCCACCCACTCATGTACCAGGCCGTTTACCCTCTGCAGCGGCGGCCCCTAGTGGTCCGCACAGGCGCTCCCTACCGTCTCACCACTGTTGCCGTGGACCAGGTGGATGCAGCCGACGGGCGCTATGAGGTGCTTTTCCTGGGCACAG ACCGCGGGACAGTGCAGAAGGTCATCGTGCTGCCTAAGGATGACCAGGAGATGGAGGAGCTCATGCTAGAGGAGGTGGAGGTCTTCAAG gacccaGCACCTGTTAAGACCATGACCATCTCTTCCAAGAGG CAACAACTGTACGTGGCCTCAGCCGCGGGAGTCACACACCTGAGCCTGCACCGCTGCCAGGCATATGGGGCCGCCTGTGCCGACTGCTGCCTTGCCCGGGACCCCTATTGTGCCTGGGATGGCCAAGCCTGTTCCCGCTATACAGCGTCCTCTAAGAG GAGGAGCCGCCGGCAGGACGTCCGGCACGGGAACCCCATCAGGCAGTGCCGTGGGTTCAATTCCAACG CCAATAAGAATGCCGTGGAGTCTGTGCAGTATGGCGTGGCAGGGAGCGCAGCCTTCCTTGAGTGCCAGCCCCGCTCGCCCCAGGCTACCGTTAAGTGGCTGTTCCAGCGAGATCCCAGTGACCGGCGCAGAGAG ATGCGTGCAGACGACCGCTTCCTGCGCACGGAACAGGGCTTGCTGCTTCGCGCCCTGCAGCTTGGTGATCGCGGCCTCTACTCCTGTACAGCCACCGAGAACAACTTCAAGCATGTCATCACACGAGTGCAGCTGCATGTACTGGTCCAGGACGCCGTCCATGCtgccctcttcccacccccagctGTGAGCGTCCCACCGCCCCCAGGCGCCGGGCCCCCCACACCCCCTTACCAGGAGCTGGCCCAGCTCCTGGCCCAGCCAGAAGTGGGCCTCATCCACCAGTACTGCCAGGGCTACTGGCGCCATGTGCCCCCCAGTCCCAGGGAGGCCCCAGGGGCACCCAGGCCTCCTGAACCCCAGGACCAGAAAAAACCCCGGAACCGCCGCCACCACCCGCCGGACACATGA
- the SEMA3F gene encoding semaphorin-3F isoform X1, giving the protein MPVAGLLLWASLLTGAWPATPTQDYLLATPRVRLSFKELKATGTAHFFNFLLNTTDYRILLKDEDHDRMYVGSKDYVLSLDLHDINREPLIIHWAASPQRIEECVLSGKDGNGECGNFVRLIQPWNRTHLYVCGTGAYNPMCTYVNRGRRAQATPWTQMQVVRGRGSRATDDALHPTPTAPRQDYIFYLEPEKLESGKGKCPYDPKLDTASALINEELYAGVYIDFMGTDAAIFRTLGKQTAMRTDQYNSRWLNDPSFIHAELIPDSAERNDDKLYFFFRERSAEAPQSPAVYARIGRICLNDDGGHCCLVNKWSTFLKARLVCSVPGEDGIETHFDELREHPAGGRGPMATAGDGGRMGGQGKPGAPHPGVGRALGLVAKVPSQPPLLLSPEDVFVQQTQDVRNPVIYAVFTSSGSVFRGSAVCVYSMADIRMVFNGPFAHKEGPNYQWMPFSGKMPYPRPGTCPGGTFTPSMKSTKDYPDEVINFMRTHPLMYQAVYPLQRRPLVVRTGAPYRLTTVAVDQVDAADGRYEVLFLGTDRGTVQKVIVLPKDDQEMEELMLEEVEVFKDPAPVKTMTISSKRQQLYVASAAGVTHLSLHRCQAYGAACADCCLARDPYCAWDGQACSRYTASSKRRSRRQDVRHGNPIRQCRGFNSNANKNAVESVQYGVAGSAAFLECQPRSPQATVKWLFQRDPSDRRREMRADDRFLRTEQGLLLRALQLGDRGLYSCTATENNFKHVITRVQLHVLVQDAVHAALFPPPAVSVPPPPGAGPPTPPYQELAQLLAQPEVGLIHQYCQGYWRHVPPSPREAPGAPRPPEPQDQKKPRNRRHHPPDT; this is encoded by the exons AGCTTAAGGCCACAGGCACGGCCCACTTCTTCAACTTCCTGCTCAACACAACTGATTACCGAATCCTGCTCAAGGATGAGGACCATGACCGCATGTATGTGGGCAGCAAGGACTACGTGCTGTCCCTGGACCTGCATGACATCAACCGCGAGCCCCTCATT ATCCACTGGGCAGCCTCCCCACAGCGCATTGAGGAGTGCGTGCTCTCAGGCAAGGATGGCAAC GGTGAGTGCGGGAACTTCGTCAGGCTCATCCAGCCCTGGAACCGAACACACCTGTATGTGTGCGGGACCGGCGCCTACAACCCCATGTGCACCTATGTAAACCGCGGCCGCCGCGCGCAG GCCACGCCCTGGACCCAGATGCAGGTGGTCAGAGGCCGAGGCAGCAGAGCCACTGATGATGCCCTCCACCCGACGCCCACAGCCCCACGCCAG GATTACATCTTCTACCTGGAGCCTGAGAAACTCGAGTCAGGAAAGGGCAAGTGTCCCTACGACCCCAAGCTGGACACAGCCTCAGCCCTCATCA ATGAGGAGCTCTATGCAGGTGTGTACATCGACTTCATGGGCACCGACGCAGCCATCTTCCGCACGCTTGGAAAGCAGACGGCCATGCGCACGGATCAGTACAACTCTCGGTGGCTCAATG ACCCTTCATTCATCCATGCCGAGCTCATCCCTGACAGCGCCGAGCGCAACGACGACAAGCTCTACTTCTTCTTCCGTGAGCGGTCCGCGGAGGCACCGCAGAGCCCCGCCGTGTATGCCCGCATCGGGCGGATCTGCCTG aacgATGACGGCGGCCACTGCTGCCTGGTCAACAAGTGGAGCACATTCCTGAAGGCAAGGCtggtctgctctgtgccaggcgaGGATGGCATCGAGACCCACTTTGACGAGCTCCGTGAGCACCCGGCAGGCGGGCGGGGGCCTATGGCTACCGCAGGGGATGGCGGCCGGATGGGTGGTCAGGGGAAGCCTGGTGCCCCCCACCCAGGAGTGGGCAGGGCCTTGGGGCTCGTGGCCAAGGTaccctcccagccccctctcctTCTGTCCCCAGAGGATGTGTTTGTTCAGCAGACCCAGGATGTGAGGAACCCAGTCATTTATGCTGTCTTTACCTCCTCGGG CTCTGTGTTCCGAGGCTCTGCCGTGTGTGTCTACTCCATGGCTGACATTCGCATGGTCTTCAATGGGCCCTTTGCCCACAAGGAGGGCCCCAACTACCAATGGATGCCCTTCTCAGGGAAGATGCCCTACCCACGGCCCGGCACG TGCCCTGGTGGAACCTTCACGCCATCCATGAAGTCCACCAAGGACTATCCTGATGAAGTGATCAACTTCATGCGCACCCACCCACTCATGTACCAGGCCGTTTACCCTCTGCAGCGGCGGCCCCTAGTGGTCCGCACAGGCGCTCCCTACCGTCTCACCACTGTTGCCGTGGACCAGGTGGATGCAGCCGACGGGCGCTATGAGGTGCTTTTCCTGGGCACAG ACCGCGGGACAGTGCAGAAGGTCATCGTGCTGCCTAAGGATGACCAGGAGATGGAGGAGCTCATGCTAGAGGAGGTGGAGGTCTTCAAG gacccaGCACCTGTTAAGACCATGACCATCTCTTCCAAGAGG CAACAACTGTACGTGGCCTCAGCCGCGGGAGTCACACACCTGAGCCTGCACCGCTGCCAGGCATATGGGGCCGCCTGTGCCGACTGCTGCCTTGCCCGGGACCCCTATTGTGCCTGGGATGGCCAAGCCTGTTCCCGCTATACAGCGTCCTCTAAGAG GAGGAGCCGCCGGCAGGACGTCCGGCACGGGAACCCCATCAGGCAGTGCCGTGGGTTCAATTCCAACG CCAATAAGAATGCCGTGGAGTCTGTGCAGTATGGCGTGGCAGGGAGCGCAGCCTTCCTTGAGTGCCAGCCCCGCTCGCCCCAGGCTACCGTTAAGTGGCTGTTCCAGCGAGATCCCAGTGACCGGCGCAGAGAG ATGCGTGCAGACGACCGCTTCCTGCGCACGGAACAGGGCTTGCTGCTTCGCGCCCTGCAGCTTGGTGATCGCGGCCTCTACTCCTGTACAGCCACCGAGAACAACTTCAAGCATGTCATCACACGAGTGCAGCTGCATGTACTGGTCCAGGACGCCGTCCATGCtgccctcttcccacccccagctGTGAGCGTCCCACCGCCCCCAGGCGCCGGGCCCCCCACACCCCCTTACCAGGAGCTGGCCCAGCTCCTGGCCCAGCCAGAAGTGGGCCTCATCCACCAGTACTGCCAGGGCTACTGGCGCCATGTGCCCCCCAGTCCCAGGGAGGCCCCAGGGGCACCCAGGCCTCCTGAACCCCAGGACCAGAAAAAACCCCGGAACCGCCGCCACCACCCGCCGGACACATGA